The stretch of DNA CGGTTTGGATGGAATCGTGCCATTGACTGCGCGGCCATTGTTTCCATGGCGTCGGCGTTCTGCTTCCTGCTAGTCCGGGCCGATGAAAAGGTCGACATAGTGTCAGCTCAGGTTGCCGCAGCCAAATCATCGATGGTTGAGGCAGTCGTATCTAGCCAGATCTCCGACGTTGCCGCTCGCAAGCCATGAAGGATTATCTTGAGCATCGACACGTCCACGTGGCTGAACAGATTTCGGCAGCAACTTCACCATGCCTAAATGCCGGATGGCAAAAATCAGAAATGCACCTCGCTCAGTCCGACTTTTCAGGGGACGACAAAGGCCACAACGATGCGACTACGACTCCTTTCAACATCTCTAGTTTTCGCTGCCGGCATTCGGCTCTGGACCGGCGTGGCTGTTGCTCAAGACAATCTGCGGCTATACGTCGGCAGCAGCCGAGGCGACGATGTCGACGTCATCGACATGGGCTCTCTGAAGGTAATTGGCGATATTAAAGCGGAGAGCGTGTCCACGGAGTTTGTGTGGAACCGACCGGCCACTGGCTCTTCCTGACCGTCGAATCAGATCACACTTTGAGAATCGTGAATGCCGCAACCTTGAAGACAGCGGCAGTGGTGAAACTCAGCGGAAAGCCTAACGAATGTGCAGTTACTCCAAACGGTAAGTATGTAGTAGTGCCAATCCGGGACGGGGATTCGGTCCAAATCGTCGATGCTCCAGCGCGTAACGTCGTGGCATCTCTTCCGATCAAGGAGCCTCACAATGCGTTGAATACCGGAAGCAACCGCTACACCTACGTGAGTTCCATGGGTTCAGATGAGATCGACGTGATCGATCTAGAACAAATGCAATTCTCAGAACATATTCCGGTCGGCGGTAGGCCCCGACCCTATGTAGTTTCACGGGATGGGCGAAAAATGTATGTGGCGTTGTCAGACCTGCAAGGCTTCAGCATCCTCGACCTCCCTTCCAAAACCGTTGTTGGGAAGGTGACGATACCCTCCATGCATCACAAGCTACATCCCTGGAAATTTGAGACTCAGGATACCTTGACTCATGGCCTTGCTCTGACTCCAGACGGAGAAGAGCTCTGGGTTACGAGCTTGCTTGATAACAGTGTCTATATTTATGACCTTCGCAGCAATAAAGTAGTCGGCAAGGTGCGAACCGGAATAGGTCCAAACTGGGTCGTCATTACGCCGGACGGAAAGTACGTCTGCGTCAGCAGCACTGACACGGATACGGTTTCCATTATCGACACCGCAGCTCGCCGTGAAGTCGCCCGTATCAAGGTTGGAGAGGTTCCGAAGAGACTAGCATTAGCGCCTGCTTTCTTCGAAAGCCAAGGCCGATTCAACCAGCCACAAAGCCAGTTTAGAACGCTCGAACGCAGCTCGAAGCTGAATTTATCTCTCGGTAGGATCATCAACCGCGAGTCGATAATCGAGTACGCGCCATACATCAGCGATGATCTTTCACTTCTATTTCGATTGCTTCGATAGGTTCATCGGCCAGATTTTCGAGAATGTGTTGTCGAGCCGGAGCCCACACTACATCTCCCCCCTTGTGGAACACCTCCTTTGCAGTTCCATCGGGCGAAATGCTGCGTTCGTGCACATCAGTTAAATAAACGACCACGCCTCTACGATGGGAATGCATTGGCGTCCTGGAATGAGGTGGATGGATGTAGCGTCGGACGATGACTTGATCGTTATCTATTTCAGTCTTGCTTTGCTGTTGCGACGGCTGATTGTTCTGTGCGGCAGCACCAAACGCCAGAATGCACAACCCTACGAGAGCTATCAGCTTCTTCATGGCAACTCCTCTTTCCTGGATTGAGTGGCAGACGGAACGCATTCTCGTCACTTCCGCTCGGGAATACGTTTCGTTTCGGATTGTTCCGATTTATCGCTTACCACTGCGCTCCCGAAAAGGCGCAATACTATGGGCCGTTCGATTGCTTCGCAAGCTACGGACATACACAACTAACGAATTGATTTCGTCATCGCTCATCACGTACTTAAAAGGAGGCATGTTGCTCTTGCCTCCCTTAATTACAGATGCAAGCTCTTTATCGGAGTGTCTTTGCACAGCAGCTGACCGGAGATTCTTTACCTTTAGGCTCTTTCCCGCCTCGGTATCGCCCCTGCCATCCTCGCCGTGACATTTGGAGCAGCGCTGTTTGAAAACCGTTTGCGCGGGTTCTGACGCTTCATTCGGCGCAGCTCTTGCACCGACGGTATTTGCCAGCAGCAAAATTGCCAACCAAGTGATTGTGGCGATTCTCATTGCGCCGTTTACTACTCTTCTCCGCAATTCGCCTCCTCTTCACCCCCGGAGGAGCGTAACAACGTTACGCTCCCAGGAGCCACAGTAAAAGAAGATCTACTCACTTTCGCCGGACACGAATAGGGTTATTTCCCATGCTTACTCGCTGCAATCACCAGCATGGAAGCCGAACCGGGAACCACCGAGGGCCGAGGATGCGCTGTAGGGTCGCCATTGAACTTCGCCGCGGGCAGAAAAATCTGGTGCTTTCCTGGATCCAGCGCCATAGTCTTGGAACCTGCGGGCGACGACAGATTCTGAACGACCAAGTACTTTCCGCCGACTCCTTTGCGTATCACCGTTAGCTTGCCCTCGCCGGCGGAGGCAAATACGTAACCGGTTTCAGGATCGTAGGCCACCGCATCGCAATCGTCGCCGATGGGAAGTGTTTGGGTGACTTTGCCGGAATCGGCGTTCACCACTGCGAGCACCTTGTTGTCGCAGGCTGCAAACAGAGTTCGACTCTTGCGGTCGATGGCAAGACCGCTCGGCTCTTCACAGCCGGTGAGCTTCCAGGTGTCCTTTACCTGCTTGCTGGCGGCATCGACATGGACAATAGAACTCTTGTCTTCAATATTGATGTACATGCTGCCTTTACCGTCATACACCGCGAATTCCGGCTTTCCCGGCATGGGAATCGTAGCGACCACCTGCCGGCTTGAGGCGTCGATCACCGTAGACGAGCTGCTCTTTCCATTTTGAACAAACACCAGTTTGTCGTCGGGATCGTAAACGATGGAATCCGGATTGCCTCCGGTATCGATTTTTTGCTGGGCCTTGAGTGTCTGAAGATCAAAAACGGTGACCTTGTTCTCGCCGCCGTCACTCACAAAGCCGACGCCGAGCTCCGGAGCCAGCGCGATCCCATGCACGCCGGGAGTATCGGCGACCTCGCCTATCGATTGACCTGAGTCCGCATTCAGAACAGCAACATGGCTGGTTCGAGACAAAAACAGCCGACGGCTCTGGTTATCAACGATCAGGTAATCCCACCGGCCTTCTCCGGCCAACGGAAACTTATTCACCACTTTGAATGGGCTGGCTCCGTGTACGTCAGCGGCGCTGATCGACAAGGCGGTCAACATCGAGCAAATCACGACTAACAACATTTTGGGAATTCGTGGCATGGTCTCCTCGTTTATCTATCTGCGTACGGGACCATAACAGTGAAAAGATTAAGAAATGCTTAAGGCCGACGTGTATCCTTCATCCAAGCTATGGCGCGGAGATGACCGTTAGCGTATACGTCGCTGCGAAACGCAGTCTGCGCAAAACCGCGACTTCTTAAGCTCCGCTTCATGTAGCGATGAATACCGTTCGAGGAGTTGGCCTCAATTGAATGACGAATCCAGGCATGGAGAATTCCGAGGCGAATTCAGGCACGAACATGCCGCAACTACACACGTGCTAACTCAAGATGCACACGCCCAGGCTGTAAAAGAAGACGTCTCAGGATGGCAGTTCGCGGTGTCTGCCGGCATCCTCGGCTGGGTGCTCGATGCCTTCGACTTCTTTCTGATCATCTTTCTCGTCGACACTCTGGCTAACAATTTTCACGTTGAAAAGAAAGAAATAGTCTTCACGATCACGCTCACGCTTGCCATGCGGCCCGTGGGCGCGCTGCTGTTTGGTTCTCTCGCCGACCGATATGGCCGCAAGCTCCCGCTGATCGCATGCGTCCTCTATTTTTCGACGATCACCGCCTGTAGCGCCTACGCGCCCGCTTTCTGGATCTTCGTCCTGCTGCGCGCATTGTACGGCGTGGGAATGGGAGGTTATTGGGGTATCGGCGCATCAATGGCGATGGAGAGCGCTCCGAGGCGGTGGCGCGGCGTGCTGTCGGGCCTGATGCAAAGCGGATATCCAATGGGATATTTGTTCGCGGCTGTCGCCATTGAAGCGGTGCTTCCGCGTGTGGGGTGGAAACCAACTTTTCTCTGCGGCTTCGTTCTCGCCTTAATAATCACCGCACTCACTATCAAAGCGCCAGAGCCCGCCGCATGGGTGCAGCATCGCGTTCAGACCTTCAAAGGCCTTTTTCGCGCTCTGCTGGAGCACAAAGGCAGCTTTGCCTATCTGCTCGTGGTCATGATGCTGATGAACAGCCTCTCTCACGGAACGCAGGATCTGTATCCCGACTTTCTGAAATCTGTACACCACTTATCGCAGACTACAGTTGCGCACTTGGCAATCCTGTACAACCTGGGAGCCATTAGTGCCGCCCTGATCATTGGTCACCTTTCAGAGCGCATCGGCCGTCGCTATAGTGTCATGATCGCTCTGGCCATCTGTGTTGTTGCCATTCCGGGATGGGCCTTTGGCGCAAGTGTCACGGCACTGATGGTTGGTTCGATCGTTATGCAAGCCGGAGTTCAGGGAGCCTGGGGTGTGATCCCGGCGCACCTGGTCGAACTCTCGCCCGACTCGGTGCGAAGTCTGTTTCCCGGTCTGGTCTACCAGCTGGGAGTGCTGCTGGCATCGCCTGCGGTAAGCATCGAGTATCTGCTGCGTGATCGCCTTGGATATCGGGGCGCTCTCTGCGCCTTCGAAGGAGCAGTGATCCTGGCTCTGTTCTTCGCCTTTGCGTTTGGTAAGGAGCGGCGCGGAAAAGATTTTCGGGCTGCAACTCCGGTTTGAACGCTAAGGGATAGCGCCTTCGACGCTTATCAGGCCCAGTGAGCTGCGCGAACCCAACCTCACTTAAACCCGATTCCTATAGTTACGGCACTTACCTTGAAATGCTTCCAAAAATGCTGAACTTAGTACGGGTATTAACGGTTGCGATGAGTTTGCTAATCCTGTCGACAACGAGCATTGCGCAAACCGACGAAATCCAGGTCTACGATGCCGAAATTGCTGAACCGGGCGTCTTCAACCTGATGATCCACACGAACTTCACTCCCATCGGGCGGGAAGATCCAACTTTCCCGAACGCAATTATTCCTGACAATTCGGTCAACGGCGCCGCCGAATGGGCCTACGGAGTGAAACCCTGGTTTGAACAGGGACTCTATCTTCCGGTGTACAGCTTCAACTCAACCGGCCGCGGTGCAAGCATAAATGGTTTCAAAATTCGCGAGCTTTTCGTCCGTCCGCATGCACACGATCATAAGTTCTTCTACGGGATGAACTTTGAATTCAGCGTCAACGCTCTCTATTGGGAATCACGAAGAATCACTTCTGAAGTTCGCCCCATCCTCGGCGTGCACCTTCACCGTTGGGACCTCATCTACAACCCAATTGTGGATACGACGTACCTCGGGGGCATAAAAGGAATGGAATACAATCCGGCAGGCCGCGTAGCCTACAATCTCTCGAATAGATGGGCTGTCGCTGCGGAGCAGTATGACAGCTTTGGTCAGCTGCGTAGCTTCGTTGCATTCGATCAGCAATTCCATGAAACCTGGGGAGTAGTTGATCGCAATGGCGGCTTTCTAAACATCGAAACTGGAATCGGCGTGGGCTGGAGCGGGGGTGCTGACCGCGTAACTCTAAAACTAATGTTGTCCCGCGACTTGAATTCCCACTCTTACTAAACTCGGCCTAATTTAACCTCCTTAGCACTACACTCGGTAACTTTCGGCGGATTATTCACAGGTCTTTGGAGCCCGAGATAAAGTCGAATACCTCACCTTCATATACAGCTATCGCGCGGTGCACCTGCGGACAACTGAGGTTGAGAAAGAGTGTTGTTTTGATCCTAAGCTGATCAAATGAAGCACTTGGGTTTCATCTTTTTATTTGCGACCGGCCCCATTCATCAAAGATGTTGACAGTTAGGATTTTGGACCGGCGCTCGAGCGCCGATATGCTATGCATTTCGTTCAGGCACATCTGCTGGTGTCGTCCGTTTCAACATCATCACAACGGTTGCAAATAGAACCGCCGGAACCCAAATCCACACCAGTTCACTTCGGAGCACGAGATATCCTCGATGAGTAAAGAAGCGCGTAGCCGATACTGGCGAAATGCGAATCGGTCTCCACGGCAGGAAATAACGGGAGTTATTGAATGGGGAGACGAACGCGACTCCAAGCCCTCCGTTCGTCATACCGTCGAGTACGCCATGACTCGCAGTGGTCAAAAACAAATAGGCGAATAGGGCAAAGTCGCTCATTGCGGTCATACCGCGCCGGACGAGTAAGGCTGCGGCTATTCCCGAGACCATGCCGGCAAAAAGCAGCGAGTGCGTGAACCCGCGATGGCCCCAGAAATCTCCGTAGTGAATACCAAAACGAAACTCATCACATCGATATCCGGCAAAATCGAGCACAGCGCGCCGGTGACCCAAATGCGCTTAGGCATCTGCGGTCTGTAGAAGCAGCTTCCGAGGCTTAAGGCCGCAATCGCATGTGAAAATGCAGATGCCATTGTCCCTACAGTATTTATGGCGACGTACAGTTAGGACTTATATTGGTTCGCAAAAAACTTCACCGACCCAGCGGAAATGCTGGGCCGGTGAGTTCAGTTCTCCCATTTCGTCTGCTACAGCGCACGAATGTACTCGATGACGGAATCGCTCCAGCCATCGATATTCATCCACTTGCCGTAGCCGACACCGCTTTTGTAGCTGGCCACATTGATCATGTAAGCCTGCTTGGTTAGCGGCGCGGGCGCGACGGTTTGCGGATCGCCCTCACCATAGCCTCGCACGCTGGTGGTGTCCGAGAAGTGCCACTGGCCATCGGTGATGACGATGATTCGGTCATAGCCGTCGCGATTGGCCGCGGCGACGGCGAGACCGCCACGACTCCAGTTGTTCTTGGTCGCTGCCAGCGCATCGCGCAGCGCGAACCCATGTCGCGGAGGAGCTTCGTATGCTTCTCATTGAATGCGTAGACGTTCGCCCGCTCGGCAGTCTCGCGGAGCAAAATCGCAAGCCCCGCCGCAGCCTCGAAGCGATCCATGTCGCTATTTCGGGTGAGCCGCGCCATCCACATTGAAGGACTAGTGTCCACCACCAGCGCTGTCGTTCCAAGCAGAGGAGGCTGGTTCTTCAGCGTGCGAAACATTGCCTGTTCAAGTTCGGCCTCGTGCTTGGGATCGTAGCGCGCGGCTGCAATAAAGCGAAACGGCACCACGCGATCCGTCTTCATTTCTCCCAGAGCATTAACGACCAGCTTGTCGCTGACTCCGGCCTCGCGCATATTCCGCAGGTTACGGAGCAGCGCCAGTGCGCCCAGCTTCTGCTCACGCAGTAGTCGCTCCCATGCTTCCCTTAAGGAGGGCTAGGAGCGTCGGTAGGACGCAGCATTTCGGTCGGACCGCTTACTCATGGTGTTGTTAAGGGTGCTTCCGGTCCGTATCCCAACGGAGCGGATAATGTTCTAAGCGGTGGCTCAGTTTCCGGCGGTTGGAATACACCAGCTGGTGTTGAGGGACAGTTTGTTTTCAATGAGTCTGGAGGAGCCGTGGGTCCGAGTTTTGGCTCTCCTGGAGGATCGATTTCATCAACGTTCTCTACATGCGGAAAGCTATTCTGAAATGATGGAGGTTCCGTGCCGTTGGTTGTGACGCTCGCTGTTTTGACTGCCATAGTGCTCCTTTGGCAAGGCATTTATGTCTTCAGGACCGGCACTCTCGCGCCCTTCTTTATGGATTACCGAGATATGCATCCTGGCGTTTTAGTCGGCTTCCGCCGCTGGTTAGATGGCGGGGCATATATGGTCGCGGCAGCTTGTGTAGTTTTCCTCTTGGCCTTTGCTGCAGAAAAAAGGGGATTGAGATCACTGCTTGGATGGGTAGAGAGCAACGCCGGTATGTTATTTGGCTGCTACTATTCGGCGTTGTAGGCTTACTCTATTAGCTCGACCAACTGAAATGCTAAATTGGTCACTGTCGGGGAGAGGACTTAATCCACCATATGACAAATGGATGCTAAACCTAGCGCGATTTGTAGGGGCTGCGTTTCTGGTTGCAATGTTGGCTTTTATGGCACGAATATAGAAAAAGGTCGGTGGCGGGTGGCGCCGCCGAGTGCTCCTCGATAGGAACGAAGGTCTTGTCACGATACAGGACACCTGTTGCGTGCCAAAGGCCGGGTGGCACCAGGCACATCCTGGCTCATTTTTCCGTTTTGCTATACCCAAGCTGGGTTGCCGCGCTCTCCACCGCAGCAACCGCAACGGGGGCGCTTGCTGGGGACCGCCATTGCACGCGGGTTTCGCGGGGTGCCGATCGATGAGGCCTTGCAGCAGCCTCTAATGCTGCGCGTCTTTGGGCTCTCGCGCAGTCTTCTGCGCCGGTACTATGGGCAGCGAAACCTCCATCCCATCACGATCAGTTGTAATCGACGCAAGCCCCTTGTCGGAACGGCTCGTTCCCGTGACGTCTTCCTGCAATCACTCGAAGAGTATCGGTTCGAGGTGATTCCCGCAGCGACATAGCTCTCGAACAGCGGCAGTCGCCCCTCTCTCCGTCTCCAAT from Terriglobales bacterium encodes:
- a CDS encoding metal-dependent hydrolase; its protein translation is MGHRRAVLDFAGYRCDEFRFGIHYGDFWGHRGFTHSLLFAGMVSGIAAALLVRRGMTAMSDFALFAYLFLTTASHGVLDGMTNGGLGVAFVSPFNNSRYFLPWRPIRISPVSATRFFTHRGYLVLRSELVWIWVPAVLFATVVMMLKRTTPADVPERNA
- a CDS encoding beta-propeller fold lactonase family protein → MEPTGHWLFLTVESDHTLRIVNAATLKTAAVVKLSGKPNECAVTPNGKYVVVPIRDGDSVQIVDAPARNVVASLPIKEPHNALNTGSNRYTYVSSMGSDEIDVIDLEQMQFSEHIPVGGRPRPYVVSRDGRKMYVALSDLQGFSILDLPSKTVVGKVTIPSMHHKLHPWKFETQDTLTHGLALTPDGEELWVTSLLDNSVYIYDLRSNKVVGKVRTGIGPNWVVITPDGKYVCVSSTDTDTVSIIDTAARREVARIKVGEVPKRLALAPAFFESQGRFNQPQSQFRTLERSSKLNLSLGRIINRESIIEYAPYISDDLSLLFRLLR
- a CDS encoding MFS transporter translates to MLTQDAHAQAVKEDVSGWQFAVSAGILGWVLDAFDFFLIIFLVDTLANNFHVEKKEIVFTITLTLAMRPVGALLFGSLADRYGRKLPLIACVLYFSTITACSAYAPAFWIFVLLRALYGVGMGGYWGIGASMAMESAPRRWRGVLSGLMQSGYPMGYLFAAVAIEAVLPRVGWKPTFLCGFVLALIITALTIKAPEPAAWVQHRVQTFKGLFRALLEHKGSFAYLLVVMMLMNSLSHGTQDLYPDFLKSVHHLSQTTVAHLAILYNLGAISAALIIGHLSERIGRRYSVMIALAICVVAIPGWAFGASVTALMVGSIVMQAGVQGAWGVIPAHLVELSPDSVRSLFPGLVYQLGVLLASPAVSIEYLLRDRLGYRGALCAFEGAVILALFFAFAFGKERRGKDFRAATPV
- a CDS encoding YncE family protein, with the translated sequence MPRIPKMLLVVICSMLTALSISAADVHGASPFKVVNKFPLAGEGRWDYLIVDNQSRRLFLSRTSHVAVLNADSGQSIGEVADTPGVHGIALAPELGVGFVSDGGENKVTVFDLQTLKAQQKIDTGGNPDSIVYDPDDKLVFVQNGKSSSSTVIDASSRQVVATIPMPGKPEFAVYDGKGSMYINIEDKSSIVHVDAASKQVKDTWKLTGCEEPSGLAIDRKSRTLFAACDNKVLAVVNADSGKVTQTLPIGDDCDAVAYDPETGYVFASAGEGKLTVIRKGVGGKYLVVQNLSSPAGSKTMALDPGKHQIFLPAAKFNGDPTAHPRPSVVPGSASMLVIAASKHGK